The following proteins come from a genomic window of Blastocatellia bacterium:
- a CDS encoding SUMF1/EgtB/PvdO family nonheme iron enzyme: MSANTKDPIIGRTLGDFLVKEKLGEGGFGAVYKADQITLGREAVVKILHTRHRTNPRIIERFKREAHLASRLEHPYCAHIYSFGAEIDGLLWIAMELVQGTPLSEIIKFQGPLSLERFVPLLDKICEVVHTAHDAGIIHRDLKPANVMVISRAGRLLPKLLDFGIAKGLSQSALVDNFASKTSLPSSQQDTIDTIDSIDYPSLEDSIGKQTITVINDKKNTINSNTIDNLLKNENTVIDNLLKNEETVLGNPIKNEETVLESFTDKETIIKNNGDNGKREQRKFTINLYTKEATNINKQANTDPKPNVNKTQSENTFKTQGFIGSPPYMPPEQWQNGANVDARSDIYSLGILAYQVLTGELPFKEQGFELYGAHISKAVPGLKASFPLALNQVLQKALAKSASERYQTALEFAKSFRQAADFNEQKIDLPAIDDILKENILANAPKPLADTVASLIASRNAYQFRDRVLLLFRVLIHYIGILTLASHTSILNRQEDSELVSKLINTLRQEGLNQSQWLELAKELCRPFDRKQDAYPIPELVSLFFTFDGGQPLTEVFSKLLDLQQEIVSISSLKEEQLVNLLDKFLDKLTILLKATTWLSDYYLVLPQEQDAIKWMGISSDTNTIILKNSNLTSSKAVLVDANGYFVLSLWPLVEISSPTAGTSKEVFLLERKGRNAAKLVSYPDGFEIETQAPWEWLKEHFFTSEEKSQTGSFLEKSPYLGLTSFSATDSNLFFGREKETESFLNRLRIQPLIAVVGPSGAGKSSFVQAGVIAGLTGDWRVVTVRPGLSPITTLYSKLSKIGVEFTNLRSQLEENINILAKTLHRLANKENCKILLVIDQFEEIFTLCLDKKEQKLYVEAIVSCAKSEEDPIRVVLTIRDDFLVRAKELSGLKDRLTQGLEILTTPDSTQLLRILTEPARRVGYSFEDQELPVEIVNSVAEQTSALPLLAFTAEKLWQQRDKEFKQLLRRSYQAMGGVVGALAKHAEEVLQQMTKAEQSLVREAFNHLVTSEGTRAVLSHPELLQLLGNNSDSEVVIEKLISARLLVTIEGEKGIDRIEVVHEALFSAWPRLVSWQQEMAEGARLRDQIRVAARQWHERNRPNGLLWRDEALVEYQLWRERYKTQLTDVEEAFASTSLMEANRRQKVKRNLIAIAMTILLIGSSVLYYQRYQTKQQLLQTLKLYEEQGRQEMLRGNLEGAAVYLSEAYSKGADSITLKYMLAVAMAKAENRSAITLSDQVSAMTTAIFSPDDSLVVTTSRDKTARIWQASTGKELFTLKGHRDIVVFSNFSPDGKFLVTASLDNTARVWKVDDGTLVTTLIGHTDGLHKAIFSPDAKQILTISYDTTAKIWNPFTGKLIYNLAGHQASINAACYSKDGKLIATASTDKLAKIWDSQTGELKTTLTGHQAALLAISFSPDGKLLATGSVDKTANIWQVSDGKLLSILKEHMASVTDAEFSPDGKNILTTSADNKARVWQTENSNLIFTLEGHKADIFQGEFSPDGKLIITSSYDGTLRVWDRNSGKFLVALTEHRESLNSGIFSSNGEKILTASEDKTTKIWLLIPEERSPQEVSKIVTEKVPFYLEEGRLISKIINKSNKTENVNDIMPIVERNNENVYVENLGNDISLEMVKITGDTFEMGSPIDEKGHGGDETLHKVTISNFYIGKYEITQAQWKIIASLPKIKRSLSINPSQFKGDNLPVQNVAWDDAVEFCARLSKLTGKNYRLPTEAEWEYAARAGTKGPQAGDLDKMAWYNKSSTSPPNSVGQMLPNAWGLYDMHGNVWEWCQDWYGDYPKELVTDPKGPVSGLNKVVRGSNWYGGIPRSADRSYLSPNDKGGDDLGFRVVFTK, translated from the coding sequence ATGAGTGCCAATACAAAAGATCCCATAATTGGGAGAACTTTGGGGGACTTTTTAGTTAAAGAAAAATTAGGTGAAGGCGGCTTTGGTGCTGTTTACAAAGCTGACCAAATAACGCTTGGACGGGAAGCTGTAGTAAAAATACTTCATACTCGTCATAGAACAAATCCCCGAATTATAGAAAGATTTAAGCGAGAAGCCCATTTAGCATCTAGGCTAGAACATCCTTATTGCGCTCATATCTATTCATTTGGTGCTGAGATAGATGGACTTCTTTGGATTGCTATGGAGCTAGTTCAAGGAACACCTTTAAGCGAAATCATTAAATTTCAAGGCCCTTTGTCACTAGAAAGATTTGTACCACTATTAGATAAAATCTGTGAAGTGGTTCATACAGCACATGATGCAGGTATTATTCATCGTGACTTAAAACCTGCTAATGTTATGGTTATTTCTCGTGCTGGTCGTTTACTCCCCAAACTTCTAGATTTTGGTATTGCTAAAGGTCTAAGCCAAAGTGCTTTAGTTGATAATTTTGCCTCTAAAACAAGCCTTCCTTCTTCCCAGCAAGATACAATAGATACAATAGATTCAATAGATTATCCTAGTTTAGAAGATAGTATTGGAAAACAAACCATTACAGTTATTAATGATAAGAAAAATACTATCAATAGTAATACTATAGATAATCTATTAAAAAATGAAAATACAGTTATAGATAATTTATTAAAAAATGAAGAAACAGTATTAGGAAACCCTATAAAAAATGAAGAAACAGTATTAGAAAGTTTTACAGATAAAGAAACAATCATAAAAAATAATGGTGATAACGGGAAAAGAGAGCAACGGAAATTCACTATAAATCTTTATACAAAAGAAGCAACTAATATAAATAAACAAGCTAATACTGATCCTAAACCAAACGTAAATAAAACACAGTCAGAGAATACATTTAAGACACAAGGTTTTATAGGCTCACCCCCCTATATGCCGCCAGAACAATGGCAAAATGGAGCAAATGTTGATGCTCGTAGCGATATTTATTCTTTAGGCATTTTAGCTTATCAAGTTCTTACAGGAGAATTACCATTTAAGGAACAAGGGTTTGAGCTTTATGGAGCGCATATTTCTAAAGCTGTTCCTGGGCTTAAAGCTAGCTTTCCTCTAGCTCTTAATCAAGTCTTACAAAAGGCTCTTGCCAAATCAGCCTCAGAACGTTATCAAACTGCATTAGAATTTGCTAAAAGTTTTCGTCAAGCAGCCGATTTTAATGAGCAAAAAATAGACTTACCTGCTATAGATGACATATTAAAAGAAAATATTTTAGCTAACGCGCCTAAACCTTTAGCAGATACAGTTGCCAGCCTTATAGCTTCTCGCAATGCTTACCAATTTAGAGATAGGGTTTTACTGCTTTTTAGAGTTTTAATACATTATATAGGTATTCTAACATTAGCCAGTCACACTAGTATCTTAAACAGACAAGAAGATAGTGAGTTAGTAAGTAAACTTATTAATACTTTACGTCAAGAAGGATTAAATCAATCACAATGGTTAGAACTTGCCAAAGAGCTTTGCCGACCTTTTGATAGAAAACAAGATGCTTATCCAATTCCAGAACTTGTATCTTTATTTTTTACATTTGATGGTGGACAGCCATTAACAGAAGTTTTTTCTAAGTTACTAGATTTGCAACAAGAAATTGTTTCTATTAGTTCATTAAAAGAAGAGCAATTAGTAAATTTACTAGATAAATTTTTAGATAAACTTACTATTTTGTTAAAAGCTACTACTTGGCTATCAGATTATTACTTAGTCCTACCACAAGAACAAGATGCTATTAAATGGATGGGCATATCAAGTGATACCAATACAATAATATTAAAAAATAGTAATTTAACTAGTAGTAAAGCTGTTTTAGTAGATGCTAATGGTTATTTTGTTCTCTCACTTTGGCCTTTAGTAGAAATTAGCTCACCAACAGCAGGTACATCAAAAGAAGTATTTTTATTAGAACGTAAAGGTAGAAATGCTGCTAAATTAGTTTCATATCCTGATGGGTTTGAAATAGAGACACAAGCCCCTTGGGAATGGTTAAAAGAGCATTTTTTTACAAGTGAAGAAAAGTCTCAAACCGGAAGTTTTTTAGAAAAATCTCCTTATTTAGGGTTAACTTCATTTTCTGCAACAGACTCTAATTTATTTTTTGGACGCGAAAAAGAAACAGAAAGCTTTCTTAACCGCTTACGTATTCAGCCTTTAATAGCTGTTGTAGGCCCATCAGGAGCAGGGAAAAGCTCATTTGTTCAAGCTGGTGTTATAGCAGGATTGACAGGAGATTGGCGAGTTGTAACGGTTAGACCTGGACTATCTCCTATAACTACACTTTATAGCAAACTCTCAAAAATAGGCGTTGAGTTTACTAACTTAAGATCTCAACTAGAAGAAAATATCAATATCTTAGCTAAAACCTTACATAGGTTAGCTAATAAAGAAAATTGTAAGATTTTACTAGTAATAGATCAGTTTGAAGAAATATTTACACTTTGCTTAGACAAAAAAGAGCAAAAGCTTTATGTTGAGGCAATAGTTTCTTGTGCCAAGTCAGAAGAAGACCCTATTAGGGTTGTTTTAACAATTAGGGATGATTTTTTAGTACGTGCTAAAGAATTAAGTGGGCTTAAAGATAGACTAACACAAGGTTTAGAAATACTTACAACACCAGATTCAACACAACTTTTAAGAATTCTAACAGAACCAGCAAGACGTGTAGGTTACTCATTTGAAGATCAGGAACTACCTGTAGAAATAGTAAATTCAGTTGCAGAACAAACAAGCGCGTTACCATTACTAGCATTTACAGCAGAAAAGCTTTGGCAACAACGAGATAAAGAATTTAAGCAACTCCTACGTAGAAGTTACCAAGCTATGGGTGGTGTTGTAGGTGCATTAGCTAAACATGCTGAAGAAGTACTACAACAGATGACTAAAGCAGAGCAGTCTTTAGTTAGAGAAGCTTTTAATCATTTGGTGACAAGCGAAGGCACTCGTGCTGTGCTTTCACATCCTGAACTATTGCAACTACTTGGCAATAATAGTGATAGTGAAGTAGTTATAGAAAAACTAATTTCTGCAAGACTTCTAGTTACTATTGAGGGAGAAAAAGGTATAGATCGAATAGAAGTTGTTCATGAAGCTTTGTTTTCAGCCTGGCCCAGACTTGTTAGTTGGCAACAAGAAATGGCTGAAGGTGCAAGACTTCGTGATCAAATCCGTGTAGCTGCACGTCAATGGCATGAAAGAAACCGTCCTAATGGCTTGCTTTGGCGGGATGAAGCACTTGTAGAGTATCAGCTATGGAGAGAACGTTATAAAACTCAATTAACAGATGTTGAAGAAGCATTTGCTTCAACAAGCCTGATGGAAGCAAACCGTAGGCAAAAAGTAAAGAGAAACCTAATAGCAATAGCAATGACTATATTACTAATAGGTTCAAGTGTCCTTTATTATCAAAGATATCAAACAAAACAACAGTTACTACAAACCTTAAAGCTTTATGAGGAGCAGGGCCGCCAGGAAATGCTAAGAGGAAATTTAGAAGGTGCGGCTGTTTATTTGAGTGAAGCTTACAGCAAAGGTGCTGATAGTATAACGCTTAAGTATATGCTTGCTGTGGCAATGGCAAAAGCAGAAAATCGCTCTGCTATTACACTCTCTGATCAAGTAAGTGCAATGACAACAGCTATTTTTAGCCCTGATGATAGTTTAGTTGTAACTACTAGTAGAGATAAAACAGCAAGAATTTGGCAAGCTAGCACAGGAAAAGAGCTTTTTACCTTAAAAGGGCATAGGGATATAGTAGTATTTAGTAATTTTAGTCCAGATGGTAAATTTTTAGTTACTGCTAGTTTAGACAATACGGCTCGAGTTTGGAAAGTAGATGATGGAACTCTAGTAACAACTCTTATAGGTCATACAGATGGTTTACATAAAGCAATATTTAGTCCAGATGCAAAACAAATATTAACAATAAGTTATGACACAACGGCTAAAATTTGGAACCCTTTTACAGGTAAACTAATCTATAATTTAGCAGGTCATCAAGCTTCAATAAATGCTGCTTGTTATAGTAAAGACGGCAAGTTAATAGCTACTGCTTCAACAGATAAATTAGCTAAAATTTGGGATAGCCAAACTGGAGAACTAAAAACAACCTTAACAGGTCATCAAGCCGCTTTGCTAGCTATTAGTTTTAGTCCAGATGGAAAGTTACTAGCAACAGGTAGTGTTGATAAAACTGCAAATATCTGGCAAGTCTCTGACGGAAAATTACTTAGTATATTAAAAGAACATATGGCAAGTGTAACAGATGCTGAGTTTAGCCCAGATGGAAAAAATATTTTAACAACTAGTGCTGACAATAAAGCTAGAGTTTGGCAAACAGAAAACAGTAATTTAATTTTTACTTTAGAAGGGCATAAAGCAGATATTTTTCAAGGGGAATTTAGCCCAGATGGAAAATTAATTATTACTAGTTCTTATGATGGTACTTTAAGAGTATGGGATAGAAATAGTGGAAAATTTTTAGTTGCTTTAACAGAACATAGAGAAAGCTTAAATAGTGGAATATTTTCCAGTAATGGTGAAAAAATACTAACTGCAAGTGAAGATAAAACAACAAAAATATGGTTACTAATACCAGAAGAAAGATCGCCACAAGAGGTATCAAAAATAGTTACAGAAAAAGTGCCATTCTATTTAGAAGAAGGTCGATTAATATCAAAAATAATAAATAAAAGTAATAAGACAGAAAATGTAAATGATATAATGCCAATAGTTGAACGAAATAATGAAAATGTGTATGTAGAAAATCTTGGTAATGATATAAGTTTAGAAATGGTAAAAATAACTGGTGACACATTTGAAATGGGATCACCTATAGATGAAAAAGGACATGGAGGAGATGAAACGCTTCATAAAGTAACAATATCTAATTTTTATATTGGTAAATATGAGATAACACAAGCTCAATGGAAAATAATTGCTTCTTTACCAAAAATAAAGAGATCTCTTAGTATAAATCCCTCTCAGTTTAAAGGAGATAACTTGCCAGTACAAAATGTAGCCTGGGATGATGCAGTAGAATTTTGTGCAAGATTATCAAAATTAACAGGAAAAAATTATCGACTTCCAACCGAAGCAGAATGGGAATATGCTGCTAGGGCTGGTACTAAGGGGCCTCAGGCTGGAGATTTAGATAAAATGGCTTGGTATAATAAGAGTTCAACAAGCCCACCTAATTCTGTTGGACAAATGCTACCTAATGCTTGGGGTTTGTATGATATGCATGGAAATGTTTGGGAATGGTGTCAAGATTGGTATGGAGATTATCCAAAAGAACTTGTGACAGATCCAAAAGGGCCTGTTTCTGGCTTAAATAAGGTAGTTCGCGGAAGTAACTGGTATGGCGGAATTCCTCGTTCAGCAGATCGATCCTATCTTTCTCCTAATGATAAAGGAGGGGATGATTTAGGTTTTCGGGTTGTATTTACTAAATAA
- a CDS encoding amidase encodes MEITSELLFSSVGELSALIQSQKITSLALTESYLERLAKFGEKLGAVVTITKELALKQAKEADEEIKAGKYRGPLHGIPYGVKDLLATKAIPTTWGAAPYKDQVFGYDATVVKKLTEAGAVLVAKLAMVELAGGFGYNSADSSFTGPGKTPWNTNFWSGGSSSGSGAAVSAGLVAFAIGSETSGSIICPSSFCGVTGLRPTYGRVSRHGAMALCWTLDKLGPICRTADDCALVLATISGQDPLDASSVDKPFVYKNISEGKKRFKLGIVKNCFQKAQTEVRENFTASVKILREFADVDSEVALPDMPFGQVIELIVGAEGASAFRDLIESGRSKELRNPKDKWGGYAGTAVLAIDYLQALRVREPMKKAMDEVFSKYDALISPSFPCVSYPIDKPFEEVYKDIDFGAPVISADNAVGQPAISVPNGFGENALPTGLQFIGRVWSENTLVEIANQYQKLTDWHKRRPPLS; translated from the coding sequence ATGGAAATTACTAGCGAATTATTATTTTCATCTGTTGGTGAGCTATCTGCGTTAATTCAAAGTCAAAAAATTACTTCTTTAGCATTAACTGAAAGCTATTTGGAGCGATTAGCTAAATTTGGAGAAAAACTTGGTGCAGTTGTTACTATCACCAAGGAACTGGCCTTAAAACAGGCAAAAGAAGCTGATGAGGAAATCAAGGCAGGAAAATATCGAGGGCCTTTGCATGGTATTCCTTATGGAGTGAAAGACCTGCTGGCAACTAAAGCAATACCTACAACTTGGGGCGCAGCACCTTATAAAGATCAAGTTTTTGGCTATGATGCTACTGTAGTAAAAAAACTTACTGAAGCCGGAGCAGTGCTGGTTGCTAAACTTGCAATGGTAGAGCTTGCAGGAGGCTTTGGATATAACAGCGCAGATTCTTCATTTACAGGGCCAGGGAAAACACCTTGGAACACTAACTTTTGGTCTGGGGGGTCGTCCTCTGGGTCAGGTGCGGCTGTTTCTGCTGGACTAGTAGCTTTTGCTATTGGCTCAGAGACTTCAGGGTCAATAATTTGTCCGTCTTCATTTTGTGGTGTTACAGGACTTCGCCCTACTTATGGCCGAGTTAGCCGACATGGTGCTATGGCTCTTTGCTGGACATTGGACAAATTAGGGCCAATTTGTAGAACGGCTGATGATTGTGCTTTAGTGCTAGCTACAATTTCTGGTCAAGATCCATTAGATGCTAGCAGCGTTGATAAGCCGTTTGTTTATAAAAATATCAGCGAAGGAAAAAAACGGTTTAAGTTAGGAATAGTTAAAAATTGTTTTCAAAAAGCCCAAACAGAAGTTAGAGAAAATTTTACAGCCTCAGTAAAAATCTTAAGAGAATTTGCTGATGTTGATAGCGAAGTTGCATTACCTGATATGCCTTTTGGACAAGTAATAGAATTGATTGTTGGGGCAGAAGGTGCAAGTGCTTTTCGTGACCTAATCGAAAGCGGACGATCAAAAGAATTACGTAATCCTAAAGATAAATGGGGTGGTTATGCTGGGACAGCAGTTTTAGCAATTGATTATTTGCAGGCTTTAAGAGTGCGTGAACCAATGAAAAAGGCAATGGACGAGGTTTTTAGTAAATATGATGCTTTAATTTCTCCATCATTTCCTTGTGTTTCTTATCCAATAGACAAGCCATTTGAGGAAGTTTATAAAGATATAGATTTTGGTGCGCCGGTTATTTCTGCTGACAATGCTGTTGGGCAACCTGCAATATCAGTGCCTAATGGATTTGGTGAAAATGCTTTGCCTACAGGACTACAATTTATTGGAAGGGTTTGGAGTGAAAACACATTGGTAGAGATTGCCAATCAGTATCAAAAACTAACTGATTGGCATAAACGCCGTCCACCATTGAGTTAA
- the aroF gene encoding 3-deoxy-7-phosphoheptulonate synthase, which produces MLVVMRAQATDEQVRNVVETITSIGLKAHEIPGSQRTAIGITGNKGELDPAVFELLPGVAEAIRVSKPYKLVSWEVKTEPTIVKVGSVEIGGGDLVVIAGPCSVESHEQTFAVAEAVSRQGIKLFRGGAYKPRTSPYSFQGHGEDGLKLLAEVRDAFGLAIVTEAIDQESLELVEKYADMIQIGARNMQNFSLLRQAGQMRKPVMLKRGMSANLEEFLMAAEYIMAEGNYQVVLCERGIRTFADHSRNTLDLSVVPAVKKLTHLPIIIDPSHGTGRREQVIPMARAGIAVGADGVMVEVHCQPERAWSDGPQALLPSMFADMMQQLKEIHNVVSNLTVASAK; this is translated from the coding sequence ATGTTAGTAGTAATGCGGGCGCAAGCAACCGATGAACAAGTGCGTAATGTTGTAGAAACAATAACATCTATAGGCTTAAAAGCTCATGAAATTCCAGGCAGCCAGCGCACGGCCATTGGTATTACTGGAAATAAAGGAGAGCTTGACCCAGCAGTTTTTGAACTATTGCCAGGTGTAGCTGAAGCTATTCGTGTTTCTAAACCTTACAAATTAGTTAGTTGGGAAGTAAAAACAGAACCTACTATTGTTAAAGTAGGTAGTGTAGAAATAGGCGGCGGTGATTTAGTAGTAATTGCTGGCCCTTGTTCGGTAGAGTCACACGAGCAGACCTTTGCAGTTGCAGAAGCAGTTAGCCGCCAAGGTATAAAACTTTTTAGAGGAGGAGCATATAAACCCCGTACTTCTCCTTATTCTTTTCAAGGTCATGGTGAAGATGGCTTAAAACTTTTAGCTGAAGTTCGAGATGCTTTTGGTTTAGCGATAGTGACAGAAGCAATTGACCAAGAAAGTTTAGAACTAGTTGAAAAATATGCAGATATGATCCAAATTGGCGCACGAAATATGCAAAACTTTAGCCTGCTTCGTCAAGCAGGCCAAATGCGTAAGCCAGTAATGCTAAAACGCGGAATGTCAGCTAATTTAGAAGAGTTTTTAATGGCCGCAGAATATATTATGGCTGAAGGAAATTACCAAGTTGTGCTTTGTGAACGTGGCATTCGTACCTTTGCAGACCATTCGCGTAACACTTTGGATTTATCCGTAGTTCCAGCAGTAAAAAAACTAACTCATTTACCAATAATTATTGACCCAAGTCATGGAACAGGTCGCCGAGAACAAGTTATTCCTATGGCACGTGCTGGGATTGCAGTTGGAGCAGATGGAGTTATGGTTGAGGTACATTGTCAGCCAGAACGCGCTTGGTCAGATGGCCCTCAAGCCCTGTTGCCATCAATGTTTGCAGATATGATGCAACAATTAAAAGAAATTCATAATGTAGTCAGCAATCTAACTGTTGCATCAGCAAAATAA
- a CDS encoding glycoside hydrolase family 1 protein has protein sequence MSKALKTFEFPKNFLWGTATASHQVEGNNKLNDWWAFEQEPGRIHDGNPSGEACRHYELYKEDIALMKQLHQNAHRFSIEWSRIEPTEGKFDQVAIDHYRNVLETLHKHKIEPMLTIHHFTNPQWLRAKGAWETADVIPYFERFVQLVAREYGDLVKYWVTINEPMVYSVMGYVLCAWPPAKKSPKLAFASAANMMKAHAAAYRILHSTAKIKPMVGIAHNIRIFDPANAKSWLDKKVAHFQDYAFNEVVIRALTEGKLHFPLGKGEIPGAKDSMDFIGINYYSRDLVKFDITKPHLMFGNNFPPADAELTLFGWEVYAEGLYRLCKRMSKYGRPIMITENGIPDDTDEQRPRILLDHLEAMHKAISEGIDVQGYFHWSFIDNFEWAEGYRTPFGLIAFDPKTQERTVKDSGKLYAEICRTNSITPDMRNQVKGRSATPKKHFNLYGDMGVYVSSNAGASNR, from the coding sequence ATGAGCAAAGCGTTAAAAACTTTTGAGTTTCCAAAAAATTTTCTTTGGGGAACAGCAACAGCCTCACATCAAGTAGAAGGAAATAATAAACTTAATGATTGGTGGGCTTTTGAACAAGAACCCGGACGCATTCACGATGGCAACCCATCGGGTGAAGCCTGCCGCCATTATGAACTTTATAAAGAAGATATTGCCTTGATGAAACAACTTCATCAAAATGCACACCGCTTTTCTATAGAATGGAGTCGTATTGAACCTACTGAAGGCAAATTTGACCAAGTAGCAATTGATCATTATCGAAATGTACTAGAAACATTACATAAGCATAAAATAGAGCCAATGTTAACCATTCACCATTTTACTAATCCACAATGGTTAAGGGCAAAAGGGGCTTGGGAAACGGCGGACGTTATTCCTTATTTTGAAAGATTTGTTCAGCTAGTTGCTCGTGAATATGGGGATTTAGTCAAATATTGGGTGACAATTAATGAACCTATGGTTTACTCTGTTATGGGTTATGTTTTATGTGCTTGGCCTCCAGCTAAAAAAAGTCCAAAACTAGCTTTTGCCTCTGCTGCCAATATGATGAAAGCGCATGCGGCAGCCTACCGTATTTTACACAGCACAGCAAAAATTAAGCCTATGGTGGGAATTGCCCATAATATAAGGATTTTTGACCCAGCTAATGCTAAATCTTGGTTAGATAAAAAAGTAGCCCATTTCCAAGATTATGCCTTTAATGAAGTAGTTATTCGCGCTCTTACGGAAGGAAAATTACATTTTCCATTAGGAAAAGGGGAAATTCCTGGAGCAAAAGATTCTATGGATTTTATTGGCATTAATTATTATTCACGTGATTTAGTTAAGTTTGATATTACCAAGCCACATTTAATGTTTGGTAATAATTTTCCTCCTGCTGATGCTGAGTTAACTTTATTTGGATGGGAGGTTTACGCAGAAGGGCTTTATAGACTCTGTAAAAGAATGTCAAAATATGGTCGTCCAATTATGATTACTGAAAATGGCATCCCTGACGATACAGACGAACAACGCCCTAGAATTTTGCTTGACCATTTAGAAGCAATGCACAAAGCTATTTCAGAAGGAATTGACGTACAAGGTTATTTTCATTGGTCATTTATTGATAATTTTGAGTGGGCAGAAGGCTATCGTACCCCATTTGGACTAATAGCTTTTGATCCTAAAACTCAAGAACGTACTGTTAAAGACAGTGGTAAGTTATATGCAGAAATTTGTAGAACTAACTCTATTACTCCTGATATGCGTAACCAAGTAAAAGGACGTTCTGCAACCCCTAAAAAACATTTTAATTTATATGGAGATATGGGAGTTTATGTTAGTAGTAATGCGGGCGCAAGCAACCGATGA
- a CDS encoding SOS response-associated peptidase yields the protein MCGRFALHSDGSEIITRFGVQETLFDLKPRYNIAPTQQIAVITQDNIRTLSGYKWGLIPSWAKDTQMASKMINARSETLLEKPSFRKSLISKRCLIPANGFYEWQQVGKSKIPIYVQLKSKKLFAFAALWDEWQSVEGEKIRSTTIITTEPNPLLAKLHHRMAVMLLPEQENIWLDSKIKDPNQLLKLLTQYPESELEYFPVSKLVNNTSFDSPECIKALETLEIQEPIKPIQESFW from the coding sequence ATGTGTGGTCGTTTTGCATTACATAGTGATGGGTCTGAAATTATTACTAGATTTGGAGTCCAAGAAACCCTTTTTGACTTAAAACCACGTTATAACATTGCCCCAACTCAACAAATAGCTGTAATTACCCAAGATAATATTAGAACTCTATCAGGTTATAAATGGGGGCTAATTCCATCTTGGGCAAAAGATACACAAATGGCGAGTAAAATGATTAATGCACGTTCAGAAACTTTGTTAGAAAAACCTTCTTTTCGCAAATCACTTATTAGTAAACGCTGTTTAATTCCTGCAAATGGCTTTTATGAATGGCAACAAGTAGGAAAAAGTAAAATTCCAATCTATGTACAGTTAAAAAGTAAAAAACTTTTTGCCTTTGCTGCTCTTTGGGATGAATGGCAAAGCGTGGAAGGTGAAAAAATACGTAGCACTACTATTATTACTACAGAGCCAAATCCTTTACTTGCTAAACTCCATCATCGTATGGCTGTAATGTTGCTGCCAGAACAGGAAAACATTTGGCTAGACTCCAAGATTAAAGACCCAAACCAACTGTTAAAGTTATTAACACAATATCCTGAATCAGAGCTTGAGTACTTTCCTGTTAGCAAATTGGTAAATAATACAAGTTTTGATAGTCCAGAATGTATTAAAGCTTTAGAAACCTTAGAAATTCAAGAACCTATTAAACCTATTCAAGAAAGCTTTTGGTAA